The Engystomops pustulosus chromosome 4, aEngPut4.maternal, whole genome shotgun sequence genome contains a region encoding:
- the RSL24D1 gene encoding probable ribosome biogenesis protein RLP24, giving the protein MRIEKCYFCSAPVYPGHGMMFVRNDCKVFRFCRSKCHKNFKKKRNPRKIRWTKAFRKAAGKELTVDNSFEFEKRRNEPIKYQRELWSKTVEAMRRVEEIKQKRQAKFIMNRLKKGKELEKAQDIKEVKQNIHLIRAPHAGKAKKLEDKMVQKLQEDVDMEDAS; this is encoded by the exons ATGAGGATCGAGAAGTGTTACTTCTGCTCGGCGCCCGTGTACCCGGGGCACGGCATGATGTTTGTCAGGAATGACTGTAAG GTTTTCAGGTTCTGTCGATCAAAATGTCACAAGAACTTCAAGAAGAAGCGCAATCCCAGGAAGATCAGGTGGACCAAAGCCTTCAGAAAGGCGGCGGGTAAAGAGCTTACGGTG GATAATTCATTTGAATttgaaaaaagaagaaatgaGCCCATTAAATACCAGAGGGAGTTGTGGAGCAAGACTG TTGAGGCAATGCGAAGAGTAGAAGAGATCAAGCAGAAGCGCCAGGCGAAATTTATCATGAACAG ACTAAAGAAAGGCAAAGAGCTGGAGAAAGCTCAGGATATCAAAGAAGTCAAACAGAACATACATCTTATCCGGGCACCACATGCAG GAAAAGCGAAAAAGTTGGAAGACAAAATGGTTCAGAAGTTACAAGAGGATGTGGATATGGAAGATGCGTCTTAG